Proteins from a single region of Leuconostoc gasicomitatum LMG 18811:
- a CDS encoding rod shape-determining protein, producing MAFSFGQRNVGIDLGTANTYVYIEGRGIVLREPSVVARNTQTNEVVAVGSEAKDMLGRTPASIAAIRPMRDGVIADYDTTVAMIRYYLQKALGGRIGKPYVTIGVPSGVTAVERRAVIDAARVAGARDAYVIEEPFAAAVGAGLPVMDPTGSMVVDMGGGTTDVATISLGGIVSSRSIRIAGDKLDEAIANFVRNKYNVTIGEPTAERLKIEIGAASLELARTLPNASVRGRDLLTGLPKTIDVTAEDVATSIQEPVQEIVAAIRETLESTQPELAADVIDHGMVLTGGGAMLRDMDKIIQEATKVPVLIANEPLDAVAIGTGEALKSIDVMRQS from the coding sequence GTGGCATTTTCATTTGGACAACGAAACGTCGGTATCGATCTTGGTACGGCCAACACATATGTATATATTGAAGGACGTGGTATTGTTTTGCGTGAACCGTCTGTTGTTGCGCGAAATACACAAACAAACGAAGTAGTTGCTGTGGGTTCAGAAGCAAAAGATATGCTTGGCAGAACACCAGCTAGCATTGCGGCTATTCGGCCGATGCGTGATGGTGTCATTGCAGATTATGATACGACAGTAGCAATGATTCGTTACTATTTACAAAAAGCGTTAGGTGGTCGTATTGGTAAGCCATATGTTACTATTGGTGTGCCTTCAGGTGTAACAGCTGTAGAGCGGCGCGCTGTTATTGATGCTGCTCGTGTTGCAGGTGCTCGTGATGCGTATGTTATTGAAGAACCTTTTGCTGCTGCCGTTGGTGCAGGATTACCCGTTATGGATCCAACAGGTTCTATGGTTGTGGATATGGGTGGTGGAACAACTGACGTTGCCACTATTTCGTTAGGCGGCATTGTGTCGAGTCGCTCAATTCGGATAGCCGGAGATAAACTCGATGAAGCAATTGCTAATTTCGTACGTAATAAATATAATGTGACTATTGGCGAACCAACAGCAGAACGCTTGAAAATTGAAATTGGTGCAGCTTCGTTAGAATTAGCAAGAACATTACCTAATGCATCAGTACGTGGACGAGACTTGTTGACTGGTTTACCAAAAACAATTGATGTCACAGCTGAAGATGTTGCAACATCAATTCAAGAGCCGGTTCAAGAAATTGTCGCTGCAATTCGTGAAACCCTAGAATCTACACAACCTGAACTAGCTGCAGATGTTATTGACCATGGTATGGTATTAACTGGTGGTGGTGCAATGCTGCGTGATATGGATAAAATAATTCAAGAAGCGACAAAGGTGCCAGTCTTAATTGCTAATGAACCGCTTGATGCTGTGGCAATTGGTACAGGTGAAGCATTGAAGTCTATTGACGTGATGCGACAAAGTTAA
- a CDS encoding ATP-dependent Clp protease ATP-binding subunit encodes MASQDPFGFGNINFDEMMRAMNEQMQSAQPDNQANINQQQNKKDKTKKRPTLLEEYGINLTQQARDGKLDPVIGRDLEVARTIEILNRRTKNNPVLIGEPGVGKTAVVEGLAQAIVENKVPEKLRSKDVIRLAMSAMVQGTAMRGQFEARMRQLMKEVADNDDVILFIDEVHEIMGAGNAEGGMDAGNILKPALARGEFQLIGATTLNEYRKIEKDGAIARRFQPVQIEEPSKEATIQILKGIQQRYEAYHHVTFTDDAITAAVELSDRYVPERFLPDKAIDLIDEAGSRKNLTMTIADPKSIQTKIDAADQLKQDAIDKEDFEKASYWRDQTNQLESQKAQVEAHPEMFKPQSVTEKDILQIIEDKTDIPVGDLKDNEANQLQELDNQLAQHVVGQDIAVQTVAKAIRRNRIGLTKSGRPIGSFLFVGPTGVGKTELAKQLAKEMFGSKDALIRFDMSEYMEKHAVSKMIGAPAGYVGYEEAGQLTEQVRRHPYSLVLIDEVEKAHPDVMNMFLQILDDGRLTDAQGHVVSFKDTVIIMTSNAGSTDTGNVPMGFNQLDAQNKLLQRLENYFRPEFLNRFDDIIEFEQLSKANLLAIVDLMLSDMNNNLADNNLHVSVSDAAKLKLVALGYNPTLGARPLRRVLQDKIADHLADYYLAHPDVTDLYADIDADTDDIIISKTEYIKA; translated from the coding sequence ATGGCATCACAAGACCCATTTGGATTTGGCAATATTAATTTTGATGAAATGATGCGTGCAATGAACGAACAAATGCAGTCGGCACAACCTGATAATCAAGCTAATATTAACCAACAACAGAATAAAAAAGATAAAACTAAAAAAAGACCTACTTTACTAGAAGAATATGGTATTAACCTCACACAACAAGCACGTGATGGTAAGCTTGATCCAGTAATTGGCCGTGATTTAGAAGTCGCTCGTACAATTGAAATACTTAACCGTCGAACTAAAAACAACCCTGTTCTCATTGGTGAACCTGGTGTAGGTAAAACAGCAGTAGTTGAAGGTTTAGCGCAGGCAATTGTTGAAAACAAAGTACCTGAGAAATTACGTTCTAAAGACGTCATCCGTTTAGCTATGTCTGCTATGGTACAAGGTACTGCTATGCGTGGACAGTTCGAGGCGCGTATGCGTCAATTAATGAAAGAAGTAGCTGACAACGATGATGTAATTTTGTTCATTGATGAAGTTCACGAGATTATGGGCGCTGGTAATGCCGAAGGCGGTATGGATGCCGGTAATATCTTAAAGCCAGCCTTAGCTCGTGGCGAATTCCAACTTATTGGTGCCACGACCTTAAATGAATATCGTAAAATAGAAAAAGATGGCGCAATCGCACGACGTTTTCAACCTGTTCAAATTGAAGAACCATCAAAAGAGGCTACAATCCAAATATTGAAAGGTATTCAACAACGTTATGAGGCCTATCATCATGTCACTTTTACCGATGATGCCATAACCGCTGCTGTTGAATTATCAGATCGTTATGTCCCTGAACGGTTTTTACCGGATAAGGCAATTGATTTAATCGATGAAGCAGGCTCTCGTAAAAATTTGACCATGACAATTGCCGATCCAAAATCAATTCAAACAAAAATAGATGCTGCCGATCAATTAAAGCAAGATGCAATTGACAAAGAAGATTTTGAAAAAGCAAGCTACTGGCGTGATCAAACCAATCAGCTCGAATCTCAAAAAGCTCAAGTTGAAGCGCACCCAGAGATGTTCAAACCACAATCTGTGACTGAAAAAGATATTCTTCAAATTATTGAAGATAAAACAGATATACCAGTTGGCGATTTAAAAGATAATGAGGCTAATCAATTACAAGAACTAGATAATCAATTGGCGCAACATGTTGTCGGACAAGACATTGCCGTTCAGACAGTTGCCAAAGCCATTCGTCGTAATCGTATTGGTTTAACAAAATCAGGTCGTCCAATTGGGTCATTCTTATTCGTTGGCCCCACTGGTGTCGGCAAGACTGAATTAGCTAAGCAACTAGCAAAAGAAATGTTTGGCAGTAAAGATGCCTTAATTCGTTTCGATATGTCTGAATATATGGAAAAACACGCTGTTTCTAAAATGATCGGTGCCCCAGCTGGCTATGTTGGTTATGAAGAAGCTGGTCAACTAACTGAACAAGTACGACGTCATCCTTATTCACTCGTTTTAATTGATGAAGTTGAAAAAGCGCATCCTGATGTGATGAATATGTTCTTACAAATTTTAGATGATGGTCGCTTGACTGATGCACAAGGCCATGTTGTCAGCTTCAAAGATACTGTTATTATTATGACTTCAAATGCTGGTTCAACTGATACTGGTAACGTTCCAATGGGATTTAATCAGCTAGACGCACAAAACAAATTATTACAACGTTTAGAAAATTATTTCCGACCCGAATTTTTAAATCGTTTTGACGACATTATTGAATTTGAACAATTATCAAAAGCAAATCTCTTGGCAATCGTTGATCTCATGTTATCAGACATGAACAATAATTTAGCTGATAATAACTTACATGTTAGTGTGAGTGACGCAGCAAAGTTAAAATTAGTAGCACTTGGCTATAATCCAACTCTTGGCGCGCGACCTCTACGTCGTGTTTTACAAGATAAAATTGCAGACCACTTAGCTGATTATTATCTAGCACACCCTGACGTAACTGATTTATATGCAGATATTGATGCCGATACAGATGATATCATTATTTCTAAAACAGAGTACATTAAGGCTTAA
- a CDS encoding DUF2075 domain-containing protein translates to MNEVLKEQFLIDKLSDDQQSVIADMNTYINDSIVRKQHAVAIIQGAAGTGKSVVLMQLVRQYMTDKHYKTALVVNHPELYKAYQDMAKDFSGLNPRDIRRPTALINDAQKSNHKYDVIFVDEAHLLYSKSEPYAHYRGKNQLTDLINLAKIVVVVYDFKQVFQSKMYWSQELLIDTIGNHPHKQFNMDFQYRMIASDAQVDWMDKLTAQKPITPFPNNSHFEFEVFSTAGALYEKIKVKNKNFGLSRVVATSGFPRIDGRHNVEMDSFSLPWDEWDPQRTHWAKRESSITQVGTIYTLQGFDLNYVGMIIGPSFGYDAKTDSMTIIPEKYSHKEIFKKRQDLQFTSAQYQEFIANVLNVLIKRGKYGLYLTAYDDALRERLLALQRDN, encoded by the coding sequence ATGAACGAAGTTTTAAAAGAACAATTTTTAATTGACAAATTATCTGATGACCAACAAAGTGTCATTGCTGATATGAATACCTATATTAATGATAGTATTGTAAGAAAACAACATGCTGTCGCTATCATTCAAGGCGCTGCAGGTACTGGCAAATCCGTTGTTTTGATGCAACTTGTTCGACAATACATGACAGATAAACACTATAAAACAGCCTTAGTTGTTAATCATCCAGAACTTTATAAAGCGTACCAAGATATGGCAAAAGATTTTTCTGGACTGAATCCACGTGATATTCGGCGACCAACTGCACTCATTAACGATGCACAAAAAAGCAATCATAAATATGATGTCATTTTTGTTGATGAAGCACACTTATTATACTCAAAATCTGAACCCTACGCTCACTATCGTGGCAAGAACCAACTGACTGATCTAATAAATCTCGCCAAAATTGTTGTGGTAGTGTACGATTTTAAGCAAGTTTTTCAATCAAAAATGTACTGGTCACAAGAATTATTGATAGATACGATTGGTAATCATCCCCATAAACAGTTTAATATGGATTTCCAATATCGCATGATTGCCAGCGATGCACAAGTTGATTGGATGGATAAGCTAACCGCACAAAAACCGATTACACCCTTTCCCAACAATAGTCATTTTGAATTCGAAGTCTTTTCAACTGCTGGCGCCCTTTACGAAAAAATAAAGGTTAAAAATAAAAATTTTGGTTTAAGCCGAGTTGTAGCAACATCAGGATTTCCTCGAATTGATGGTCGGCATAATGTCGAAATGGATTCTTTTTCATTACCTTGGGATGAATGGGATCCGCAACGCACACACTGGGCTAAAAGAGAATCTTCTATCACACAGGTTGGCACAATTTATACGTTACAAGGTTTTGATTTAAATTATGTTGGCATGATTATTGGTCCATCCTTTGGTTATGATGCCAAAACGGACAGCATGACGATTATCCCAGAAAAATACTCGCACAAAGAAATTTTTAAGAAACGTCAAGATCTACAATTCACATCAGCACAATATCAAGAATTTATCGCTAATGTATTAAATGTATTAATCAAACGTGGTAAATATGGTCTCTATTTAACAGCTTATGATGATGCGTTACGAGAACGATTATTGGCTTTGCAACGCGACAATTAA
- a CDS encoding adenylosuccinate synthase → MSGVIVVGSQWGDEGKGKIVDFFSENADAVVRYQGGNNAGHTIWHGETKFELSALPSGILTKGQLAILGNGVVVNPEALLAEIDKVESKGISIENLRISNRAHVIMPYHIALDKAAESASNNRIGTTKKGIGPAYTDKISRVGIRIADLIDPEVFSKLLKEYLPFKNDQLTKLYGEEALDYNDIYNTYVEYGRLLAPYVTDTSYLLGQLMADKKRVVFEGAQGIMLDVDHGTYPYVTSSNPTAGGVMNGAGVGPKQIQDVVGVIKAYTSRVGEGPFPTELHDNIAAHIREVGHEYGVVTKRPRRIGWLDAVALRHAVQVSGLTKLAINSLDVLSGLKELKIATSYTYRGEEIHHFPASDTWFDGLDVNCETLPGWDEDITEVQSFDALPINAQNYLKRISELLEVELLSFAVGPKPEETHLLSAVWQ, encoded by the coding sequence ATGTCTGGTGTAATTGTTGTTGGTTCGCAATGGGGCGATGAAGGTAAAGGAAAGATAGTTGACTTTTTTTCGGAAAATGCAGATGCAGTTGTTCGCTATCAGGGTGGCAATAATGCTGGGCATACAATCTGGCATGGTGAGACTAAATTTGAACTTTCTGCGTTGCCATCGGGAATTTTAACTAAAGGTCAGTTAGCAATTTTAGGCAATGGCGTTGTCGTTAATCCTGAAGCATTGCTTGCAGAAATTGACAAAGTTGAATCAAAGGGTATTTCGATTGAAAATTTGCGTATTTCTAATCGTGCACATGTGATTATGCCATACCATATTGCACTGGATAAAGCAGCTGAATCAGCATCAAATAATCGTATTGGTACGACTAAAAAAGGTATCGGCCCGGCCTATACAGATAAAATTTCTCGTGTGGGTATTCGTATAGCTGATTTAATTGATCCAGAGGTTTTTTCAAAACTGCTTAAAGAATACTTACCATTTAAAAATGATCAGTTGACAAAATTATACGGTGAAGAAGCCTTAGATTATAATGATATTTATAACACTTATGTTGAATATGGTCGCTTATTAGCACCGTATGTGACGGATACTTCCTATTTGTTAGGGCAACTAATGGCTGATAAAAAACGTGTGGTATTTGAAGGCGCACAAGGAATCATGTTAGATGTTGATCATGGCACGTATCCTTATGTCACAAGTTCAAATCCAACGGCCGGTGGTGTGATGAACGGTGCTGGTGTTGGACCTAAACAAATACAAGATGTTGTCGGTGTGATTAAAGCCTATACATCACGTGTTGGTGAAGGGCCATTTCCAACAGAGCTTCATGATAATATTGCGGCACATATTCGCGAAGTTGGCCATGAATACGGGGTTGTGACTAAACGCCCACGGCGTATTGGTTGGTTAGATGCAGTGGCATTACGCCATGCGGTTCAAGTATCTGGTTTGACTAAATTAGCAATTAATTCATTAGATGTGTTGTCTGGCTTGAAAGAATTGAAAATTGCGACATCATACACGTATAGGGGTGAAGAAATTCATCATTTCCCGGCATCAGACACATGGTTTGATGGATTAGATGTTAATTGTGAAACATTACCTGGTTGGGATGAAGACATTACCGAAGTGCAGTCTTTTGATGCTTTACCAATTAATGCTCAAAATTATTTAAAACGAATCTCAGAATTATTAGAAGTTGAATTATTAAGTTTTGCTGTTGGTCCAAAACCAGAAGAAACGCATCTTTTGAGTGCAGTTTGGCAGTAA
- the hisF gene encoding imidazole glycerol phosphate synthase subunit HisF produces the protein MALAKRIVPALDVKNGRVVKGINFLNLQDVGDPVDTAIAYQNSGADELVFLDISATLEGRTTMIEMIERVSSAVFIPLTAGGGVTDLASIRAIIQAGADKVFLNSAAVTNPDIIRQGAEAFGSQAIVGAIDSKWNDNLKKHQVYVSGGTKATNLETISWAKKMVQYGAGELLVTSMNTDGTQNGYDIALYQALTQAVNVPIIASGGAGKKSDFKTVFKSGHADAALAASVFHYGKIAISDLKESLYREGLVMRL, from the coding sequence ATGGCATTAGCAAAACGTATTGTACCGGCACTTGATGTTAAAAACGGTCGTGTTGTGAAAGGCATTAATTTTCTTAACTTGCAAGATGTTGGTGATCCAGTTGATACGGCAATTGCTTATCAAAATTCTGGCGCAGATGAACTTGTTTTTTTAGATATTTCGGCAACTTTGGAAGGGCGAACGACAATGATAGAGATGATTGAACGTGTTTCGTCTGCTGTTTTTATTCCTTTAACAGCTGGTGGTGGGGTAACTGATTTAGCAAGTATACGCGCTATAATTCAAGCAGGAGCTGACAAAGTGTTTTTGAACTCAGCAGCTGTTACTAATCCTGATATTATTCGGCAAGGCGCAGAGGCTTTTGGTTCACAGGCGATTGTTGGGGCAATTGATTCTAAATGGAATGACAATTTAAAGAAGCACCAAGTTTATGTTTCTGGGGGAACCAAAGCCACCAATCTAGAAACAATTAGTTGGGCAAAAAAAATGGTACAGTACGGTGCTGGTGAATTATTAGTGACAAGTATGAATACTGATGGTACTCAAAATGGCTACGATATCGCATTATACCAAGCACTAACTCAAGCAGTTAATGTGCCAATTATTGCTAGTGGTGGTGCGGGGAAAAAATCTGATTTTAAGACTGTATTTAAATCTGGGCATGCAGATGCTGCGTTAGCTGCCTCCGTATTTCATTATGGCAAGATAGCAATATCTGATTTAAAAGAAAGTTTATATCGTGAAGGGTTGGTTATGAGGTTATGA
- the hisC gene encoding histidinol-phosphate transaminase: MKESIKNMKAYQAELPAEAVKAKYGLSHLARLSANESVYGSSPKVYQAIRATAADILGYYPDGQATILREAVAKHDNVAPESLVFGVGADELIQLLTRTVLTPGSNIIIPDPTFGEYAMHAQIEQADTKKIPVKLETGQVDFDAMLAAVDEKTTMVWLANPNNPTGVFEKRSDILAFLEKLPKTVTLVVDEAYYDFVDEPDATVAIDVKNYTNLVVLRTLSKAYGLANLRVGYGIMQEPLYGVMQAVRLPYNLNTYQIVGATAAVEDQDYLNQVVTKTQVERKQFQTFLRDNNLTFYNSQTNFLWIKVGDTKKVGEYLLSQGYQVNDHLNSEWIRIALGTSEDNVGMRKAILTIMK; encoded by the coding sequence ATGAAAGAATCAATTAAGAACATGAAAGCTTATCAGGCTGAATTACCTGCTGAAGCTGTTAAAGCTAAATATGGTTTATCACACTTAGCACGTTTGTCAGCTAATGAATCAGTATATGGATCATCACCAAAAGTGTACCAAGCAATTAGAGCAACAGCTGCTGATATTTTGGGATACTATCCAGATGGTCAAGCTACAATCTTGCGAGAAGCAGTTGCCAAACATGATAACGTGGCGCCTGAGAGTTTGGTATTTGGTGTCGGCGCTGATGAATTGATTCAATTATTGACACGGACAGTATTAACGCCAGGATCAAATATTATTATCCCAGATCCAACATTTGGCGAATATGCCATGCATGCACAAATAGAGCAAGCTGATACAAAAAAAATACCAGTGAAACTAGAAACGGGTCAAGTTGATTTCGATGCCATGTTAGCAGCAGTAGATGAGAAGACGACAATGGTATGGCTGGCTAACCCTAATAATCCAACGGGTGTGTTTGAAAAGCGGTCAGACATTTTAGCTTTCTTGGAAAAGTTACCCAAGACAGTGACATTGGTCGTTGATGAAGCATATTATGATTTTGTTGATGAGCCAGATGCAACTGTTGCGATAGATGTCAAAAATTATACTAATCTTGTTGTTTTGCGTACTTTATCAAAAGCCTACGGTTTAGCAAATTTACGAGTTGGTTATGGTATCATGCAAGAACCATTGTATGGTGTGATGCAAGCAGTGCGTTTGCCTTATAACCTCAATACTTATCAAATTGTTGGCGCTACTGCAGCGGTTGAAGATCAAGATTATTTGAATCAAGTGGTCACAAAGACACAAGTTGAAAGAAAGCAGTTTCAAACATTTTTACGTGACAATAACTTGACTTTTTATAACTCGCAAACTAATTTTCTTTGGATTAAGGTTGGTGATACGAAAAAGGTTGGTGAATATCTACTATCTCAAGGTTACCAAGTCAATGATCATTTAAATTCAGAATGGATTCGAATTGCTTTAGGAACATCAGAAGATAACGTTGGGATGCGAAAAGCCATTTTAACCATTATGAAATAA
- the hisI gene encoding phosphoribosyl-AMP cyclohydrolase: MTIEQTPDFNKPYQNNLVPAIITDVTTGAILMLGYMNEASYALTKSTGETWFWSRERAELWHKGATSGHTQQVVSMTLDCDLDTVLIQVIPNGVACHTGRYSCFFNPVIDNDFRVNT, encoded by the coding sequence ATGACAATTGAGCAAACACCTGATTTTAATAAGCCTTATCAAAACAATCTCGTGCCAGCCATTATAACTGATGTCACAACTGGCGCTATTTTGATGTTGGGATATATGAATGAAGCGAGTTATGCATTGACAAAATCAACGGGTGAAACTTGGTTTTGGTCACGAGAACGTGCTGAATTATGGCACAAAGGGGCAACTAGCGGTCATACACAGCAAGTTGTCTCTATGACTTTGGATTGTGATTTAGACACAGTACTTATTCAAGTGATACCAAATGGCGTAGCATGTCACACAGGAAGGTATTCATGTTTTTTTAATCCTGTAATTGATAATGATTTTAGAGTTAACACCTGA
- a CDS encoding YiiX/YebB-like N1pC/P60 family cysteine hydrolase yields MEIQTADLLFVPNQHHDMDEAIAASTGNYVHVAIAIDSKHVIHASPRYGVVRQTLAVFLNESNHVAVYRPRVENSDGVVARACQFEHQPYNFSFYKDDPGVYCSQLVAAAFKSVIDFDEETMQFGDGEHQISDFWSAYYLKLGVDVPLNQLGTNPNKMATSEYLQFIGQL; encoded by the coding sequence ATGGAAATCCAAACTGCCGATTTGCTTTTTGTGCCAAATCAACATCATGATATGGACGAAGCAATTGCTGCATCAACTGGTAATTATGTTCATGTTGCTATTGCCATAGATAGTAAACACGTGATTCATGCAAGCCCGCGCTATGGCGTTGTGAGACAAACACTGGCTGTTTTCTTAAATGAATCTAATCACGTGGCTGTCTATCGACCAAGAGTTGAAAATAGTGATGGCGTTGTGGCACGTGCCTGCCAATTTGAACATCAACCTTATAATTTTTCATTTTATAAAGATGATCCAGGGGTCTATTGTTCTCAGTTAGTAGCGGCTGCATTTAAAAGTGTCATTGATTTTGATGAGGAAACCATGCAATTTGGGGATGGTGAACACCAAATATCAGACTTCTGGTCTGCTTATTATTTAAAATTAGGTGTTGACGTACCATTAAATCAACTGGGAACAAATCCTAACAAAATGGCAACATCAGAGTACTTGCAATTCATTGGTCAACTATAG
- the hisH gene encoding imidazole glycerol phosphate synthase subunit HisH, translating into MSKENPVIVVIDYGAGNIFNVMKAIKYVGLAAKLTKDPSEILAADGLVIPGVGAYKTAMDKINENQLLVPIKKAANNGTPILGVCLGMQLLFDSSTEFGETIGFGLIPGEVVRLPQNTGFKVPQMGWNQNSVTIENALTQGIKNEFTYFVHSYYVKTDPKYIAASVDYGVQVPSVVIKDNIIGAQFHPEKSGEVGLRVWQAFANMVSDKAVNV; encoded by the coding sequence ATGTCAAAAGAAAATCCGGTTATTGTAGTAATTGATTATGGCGCTGGTAATATTTTCAATGTCATGAAAGCAATAAAGTATGTGGGATTAGCAGCCAAATTAACAAAAGATCCTTCCGAAATTTTAGCAGCAGACGGTCTTGTCATTCCTGGTGTTGGCGCTTATAAAACGGCCATGGACAAAATCAATGAGAACCAACTTTTAGTACCAATTAAAAAAGCAGCAAACAATGGTACACCGATTTTAGGGGTTTGTTTAGGCATGCAGTTGTTATTTGACTCATCAACAGAATTTGGTGAAACAATCGGATTTGGACTTATTCCAGGTGAAGTAGTGAGATTACCACAAAATACTGGTTTTAAAGTGCCGCAAATGGGATGGAATCAAAACAGTGTTACGATTGAGAATGCCTTAACGCAAGGCATTAAAAATGAGTTTACTTATTTTGTACATTCATATTATGTCAAAACAGATCCGAAATATATTGCGGCTAGCGTTGATTATGGTGTACAAGTGCCAAGTGTTGTTATAAAAGATAATATTATTGGGGCACAGTTTCATCCAGAAAAATCTGGTGAAGTCGGGTTACGTGTTTGGCAAGCTTTTGCAAATATGGTATCAGATAAGGCGGTGAACGTGTGA
- the hisA gene encoding 1-(5-phosphoribosyl)-5-[(5-phosphoribosylamino)methylideneamino]imidazole-4-carboxamide isomerase: MILPAIDLLGGQSVRLLQGNYNAVTVVDSDPVAQAKKIDKAGLHALHVVDLDGAKSGLAANFKTILSIRQNFTGFLEVGGGIRTLDQIEQYYNAGINRVILGSVALKNPTLVRQAVEKYGELIAVGIDGKDGKIATEGWLEQSNISFETLLSAMIAIGVKHFIVTDVVRDGMLQGPNIDLLVKLQQHFVTANIIASGGIAQMSDLVALNQAGIQDIIVGKALASGSISLTQLAELEE, from the coding sequence GTGATATTACCTGCAATTGATTTATTAGGCGGTCAATCAGTCCGCTTATTACAAGGCAATTACAATGCCGTCACAGTAGTCGACTCAGATCCCGTTGCACAAGCAAAAAAAATTGATAAGGCCGGTTTACATGCATTACATGTTGTTGACTTAGATGGCGCAAAGTCCGGTTTAGCAGCTAACTTCAAGACGATTCTATCCATACGGCAAAACTTTACTGGTTTCCTAGAGGTTGGTGGAGGTATTCGAACACTAGACCAAATTGAACAATATTACAATGCCGGAATAAATCGTGTCATTCTTGGATCAGTTGCTTTAAAAAATCCCACTTTGGTACGGCAAGCAGTTGAAAAATATGGTGAATTAATTGCTGTTGGTATCGATGGCAAAGATGGAAAAATTGCAACAGAGGGATGGCTTGAACAGTCAAATATTAGTTTTGAAACATTGTTGTCTGCCATGATAGCTATTGGCGTGAAACATTTTATTGTGACTGATGTGGTTCGTGATGGCATGCTTCAAGGACCAAACATTGACCTATTAGTTAAACTACAACAACACTTTGTGACGGCTAATATTATAGCTAGTGGTGGTATCGCGCAAATGAGTGATTTGGTTGCTTTAAATCAAGCCGGCATACAAGATATTATTGTTGGCAAGGCTTTAGCTTCAGGTAGCATATCGCTGACACAGTTAGCTGAATTGGAGGAATAG
- the hisE gene encoding phosphoribosyl-ATP diphosphatase, whose amino-acid sequence MMQQSIEALYKQALNRKNKPEESSYTNYLYTKGLDKILKKIGEESTEVILGAKNTNDELIYETADLLFHLMVLLVEKDVTLDDIKDELGSRQGQESRLHERKDWRV is encoded by the coding sequence ATGATGCAACAATCAATTGAAGCACTTTATAAACAGGCACTGAACCGCAAAAATAAGCCAGAAGAAAGTTCATACACAAATTACCTTTACACTAAAGGGTTAGATAAAATTCTAAAAAAAATTGGTGAAGAGTCAACAGAGGTGATCCTTGGTGCAAAAAACACGAATGATGAACTAATTTATGAAACTGCTGATTTATTGTTTCATTTAATGGTATTATTAGTTGAAAAGGATGTCACACTTGATGACATCAAAGATGAACTAGGTTCTCGTCAAGGACAAGAATCACGTTTGCATGAGCGTAAAGATTGGAGAGTTTGA